A stretch of Salvelinus alpinus chromosome 4, SLU_Salpinus.1, whole genome shotgun sequence DNA encodes these proteins:
- the LOC139574682 gene encoding heterogeneous nuclear ribonucleoprotein H-like has translation MSDGEGYVVRVRGLPWSCSVEEVRRFFSECKIANNGTSIHFTSTREGRPSGEAFVELENEDDLKIAVKKDRETMGHRYVEVFKSNNVEMDWVMKHSGPNSPETTGDGLVRLRGLPFGCSKEEIVQFLSGLEIVPNGITLPLDFQGRSTGEAFVQFASQDIAEKALKKHKERIGHRYIEIFKSSRAEVRTHYEPQRKPMGMQRPGPYDRPSGGRGYNMMGGRGGGSYDRTRRGGYGGGVSDGRYGDSSSSFQSTTGHCVHMRGLPYRATETDIYNFFSPLNPVRVHVEIGPDGRVTGEADVEFATHEDAVAAMSKDKANMQHRYVELFLNSTAGGSNGSYSSPMQGGMGNQSSYSSGGLSSGYSGGYSSQGSMGGYSDYSNQGGMSSSYYGGSGGGRSSNGLGSGWGM, from the exons ATGTCTGATGGAGAGGGTTACGTGGTGCGTGTGAGAGGCCTACCATGGTCCTGCTCTGTGGAGGAAGTACGGAGATTCTTCTCAG AATGTAAAATCGCCAACAATGGCACCAGCATCCATTTTACCTCCACACGTGAGGGCCGACCCAGCGGAGAGGCCTTCGTTGAGCTGGAGAATGAGGATGACCTGAAGATCGCTGTGAAGAAGGACAGAGAAACCATGGGCCACAGATAtgtggaag TGTTCAAATCCAACAACGTGGAAATGGACTGGGTGATGAAACATTCTGGTCCAAACAGCCCAGAAACGACTGGAGACGGCCTAGTCAGGCTTCGAGGCCTCCCCTTCGGCTGCAGCAAGGAAGAGATTGTCCAGTTCCTCTCAG GGTTGGAAATCGTGCCAAATGGGATAACATTGCCGCTGGACTTCCAGGGGAGGAGTACGGGGGAGGCCTTCGTGCAGTTTGCTTCACAGGATATAGCTGAAAAGGCTCTAAAGAAACACAAGGAAAGAATAGGGCACAG GTACATTGAGATCTTCAAGAGCAGCCGTGCCGAGGTGAGGACCCACTACGAACCCCAGAGGAAACCTATGGGGATGCAGAGACCGGGGCCCTATGACAGACCGTCTGGGGGCCGTGGGTACAACATGATGGGGGGCCGAGGAGGGGGCTCCTACGACAGGACTAGACGCGGAGGCTATGGTGGAG GTGTGTCTGATGGGCGGTATGGTGACAGTAGCTCCTCCTTCCAGAGCACCACAGGTCACTGTGTTCACATGAGGGGTCTGCCCTACAGAGCCACAGAGACTGACATCTACAAT ttCTTCTCTCCTCTGAACCCAGTGAGAGTGCATGTAGAGATCGGTCCTGACGGCAGAGTGACAGGAGAGGCTGACGTGGAGTTTGCTACACATGAGGATGCTGTGGCAGCCATGTCGAAGGACAAGGCCAACATGC AGCACCGCTATGTGGAGCTATTCCTGAACTCTACAGCAGGGGGCAGTAATGGCTCGTACAGCAGTCCGATGCAGGGGGGTATGGGGAACCAGTCCTCCTATAGCAGTGGAGGGCTGAGCTCTGGATACTCTGGAGGCTACAGCAGCCAGGGCAGCATGGGAGGTTACAGTGACTATA gtaACCAGGGCGGTATGAGCAGCAGTTACTATGGCGGCAGTGGAGGAGGCAGGAGTTCCAATGGTCTGGGGTCAGGATGGGGGATGTAG